One window from the genome of Yamadazyma tenuis chromosome 7, complete sequence encodes:
- a CDS encoding uncharacterized protein (EggNog:ENOG503P774; COG:S): protein MVSFNALAVIALGSITSAATITTTNYATYPSVAHTASINGFADRIYADLPSCAQPCVKEDTGITPCPYWDTGCLCVMQNWDDRVANCVASACSGAQVATVTSLVTSLCSSAGVPSPYWFVGTAASNSLVTAAAAA, encoded by the coding sequence ATGGTTTCTTTCAATGCTTTAGCTGTTATTGCTCTCGGATCTATCACATCCGCTgccaccatcaccactaCGAACTACGCTACCTACCCAAGTGTTGCGCATACTGCTTCCATCAATGGTTTTGCCGACAGGATCTACGCTGACTTGCCAAGTTGTGCCCAACCATGTGTTAAGGAGGATACCGGTATTACTCCATGTCCATACTGGGACACTGGATGTTTGTGTGTGATGCAAAACTGGGATGACAGAGTCGCTAACTGTGTCGCTTCTGCTTGTAGTGGTGCACAAGTAGCCACTGTCACTTCCTTGGTCACTTCTCTTTGTTCTTCTGCTGGTGTGCCTTCTCCATACTGGTTCGTTGGTACTGCTGCCTCAAATTCTTTGGTCACCGCAGCCGCTGCTGCTTGA
- a CDS encoding uncharacterized protein (COG:S; EggNog:ENOG503PDHC): MSSSSKIKPKVNSRQNHIRFIIGANFRSKTGCLTCKKKKRKCDESSPICSFCSIRGIECVYPHKQSTTNHKSNNSTTVVSGLELMPISSVEHQKTSNLNFFVELETEAPSPRIFSPIETFQDAYPIFKTPNSFASLYLDYKGMYYLDYFENKLSGELAISFDQTNYFKKLFSLLANNEETFTYVVTAWGALYCKNRLYDDEVREYMNKALKKFNHMFGNKINGFDYYFQLCFYLIISEMHICIGELKEWRVYFDKTCRLINEYGGLQKLCEDFSYSHEIRFMVSNLQYNDIMSSRTLAEGTSFPVEEYEMVFNHPNFKKFELSYGIDTLQGCHQSVLLLLGDIMNHKVILTRELILVESIDKSSEQSLVEYQRAKRDYYQLVESFASKLSAKLETTNPNQEVLKSIENDPSEYEVYSKTYDLYKLCCELYLHLYIKQIIPSNYQIQQIVLECFDLVDILITSKMNLILCLPLLICGVCTFEQGNKAYMKSTINKVRMVSPVQNLDKCWVILQRVWELNPDGNVIVDWSNICDELGWDLNVC; the protein is encoded by the coding sequence ATGTCCTCTTCATCTAAAATTAAGCCCAAGGTTAATTCTAGGCAAAATCACATAAGGTTTATCATTGGGGCCAACTTCCGGTCCAAAACTGGTTGTTTGACCTGtaagaaaaagaaaagaaagtGTGATGAGTCTAGTCCTATCTGCTCGTTCTGCCTGATTAGAGGCATAGAGTGTGTTTACCCTCATAAGCAATCCACTACCAACCATAAGTCCAACAACAGCACCACGGTCGTCTCCGGTCTTGAACTTATGCCAATTTCACTGGTTGAACACCAGAAAACCCTgaatttgaacttctttgtGGAACTCGAAACCGAGGCCCCAAGTCCGAGAATTTTTAGTCCTATCGAGACTTTTCAAGATGCATATCCGATATTCAAAACCCCCAATTCGTTTGCTTCTTTGTACTTGGACTATAAAGGTATGTACTACTTGGACTACTTCGAGAACAAATTGTCAGGGGAATTAGCTATCTCATTTGACCAGACCAACTACTTTAAGAAGTTGTTTTCGTTGTTAGCAAACAACGAAGAAACCTTTACATATGTGGTGACTGCTTGGGGTGCCTTGTATTGCAAGAATAGATTGTATGATGACGAAGTAAGAGAGTACATGAACAAggcattgaagaaattcaatCATATGTTTGGAAATAAAATCAACGGGTTTGATTATTACTTTCAATTGTGCTTTTACCTTATAATATCTGAAATGCATATATGTATCGGGGAGCTCAAAGAATGGCGAGTTTACTTTGATAAAACATGCAGATTGATCAATGAGTATGGGGGATTGCAGAAGCTTTGTGAAGACTTCAGCTACTCTCATGAGATAAGATTCATGGTATCCAATCTACAGTACAACGATATTATGTCTTCGCGGACGTTGGCTGAAGGGACTTCATTTCCTGTGGAAGAGTATGAAATGGTCTTCAATCACCCtaatttcaagaaatttGAGTTGAGCTACGGAATTGATACTTTACAAGGTTGCCATCAGCTGGTGCTTTTATTATTAGGTGACATCATGAACCACAAGGTGATCCTTACGCGTGAATTGATTCTTGTAGAATCAATAGATAAATCCCTGGAACAGAGCTTGGTCGAATATCAAAGAGCCAAAAGGGACTACTATCAACTAGTTGAATCATTCGCTTCAAAATTGAGTGCTAAACTCGAGACTACTAATCCCAATCAAGAGGTTCTAAAAtccattgaaaatgacCCATCCGAGTATGAAGTTTACTCTAAGACTTACGATCTATACAAACTTTGTTGTGAGTTGTACTTACACTTGTACATCAAGCAAATAATCCCTAGTAACTACCAAATACAGCAGATTGTTCTTGAGTGCTTTGACTTGGTTGACATTTTGATAACTAGCAAAATGAACCTAATTTTGTGCTTGCCTCTCCTCATATGTGGGGTTTGTACTTTTGAGCAAGGTAACAAGGCCTATATGAAATCGacaatcaacaaggttCGAATGGTAAGTCCAGTTCAAAACCTTGACAAATGCTGGGTTATTCTACAACGAGTATGGGAATTAAA